The sequence CGCGGCGATTGGGGCCAAAGCTTACCCAACAGTCAATATGTCAACTGGAACAATCCCGCAGTCAATCTCGATTTTGGCGAGCCAGTTGAAAGCCTCGAAAGCCCATGGTCATCGGCCCAATTTCAGTTGATTTACGATTCGGCGAAGCTTCAAGCCAGCGATTTGCCCCGTTCGTATGCTGCGCTCAAGGAGTATGCCTGCGCCAATCCGGGCAAAGTCAGCTATATCGCACCTGGCCCAGGCGCATTTCAAGGCACGCGCTTTGTCAAACAAGCCTTATTTGAGGTCAGCGGCGGCGCTGAACAATGGCTCGGCCCGTTCAATCAGCAATTATGGGATCAATGGTCGCCCAAGTTGTGGGAATATTTCAATGATTTAGAAGGCTGCTTGTGGCGCGAAGGCAGCACCTACCCCAAAACCGAGAACGAATTACATAGCTTGTTTGCCAATGGCGAGGTTGATTTTTCAATCACCCAGGCGATTGCTGGAGCTGGCTCGTTGATCAAGGAAAATTTAGTGCCAGCAAGTGCCCGAGCATTTGTCTTTGATGATAATATGATCGGCGATTTCAACTATGTCGCCATTCCCAGCACCGCGCCAAATCCAGCAGCGGCCTTGGTATTAGCCAATTTGATTCTCGACCCTGAACTACAAGCAGCTCAAATTTTGCCAGAAAATGGCTTTGGATTGGGCTATGGCATCGACCCAACCAAGGTCAGTGATCCGGCTTTGGCAGCCAAATTGGCGAGTGCCGCCCAACAACTGGGCGAACCAGCCACGCCTGCTAGCGATTTGGCAAAATCGTTGCGCAGCGATATCGCCGCCGAATATCAAAGCTTGATCGAGCAAGGCTGGGATGCCAATGTGTTGCGCAAGTAATCGCAATGGCTAAATGGCGCAGTTGGCTTGGATTAGCGCCAGCAAGCATCATTATGCTTGGTTTATTTGGTAGCAGCCTTGGCTATGGCATCGCCCAAAGCCTTGGCTGGCTACCATTTTTAGATCAGCGCGAGCTGAGTTTGGCGGCCTATCGTAATGTTTTACTCAGCCAACAGCTTGGCGGCCAATGGTGGTCAGCCCTGCTTTTTTCGTTGTGGGTCAGTCTTGCCGCCACGCTTGGCTCAGCCTGCATTTGCTTGGGCTTGCTCAGCAGCATCGCCGAGCGCCAACAGCACTATCGCGGGCTAAGCATTGTTAGCAATTTGCACTTGGCGATTCCACATAGCGTTTGGGCTATGGCGTTGCTGTTGGTACTTAGCCAAAGTGGCATCTTGGCCCGCATCGGCTTTGCCATCGGTTGGCTCGACCAGCCCAAGGATTTTCCGGTGCTAGTGCGCGATCGCTGGGGCATCGGAATTATTCTGGCCTATATCACTAAAGAAGTGCCATTTTTGCTGCTGATTGGCTTGGCAACCTTACGGCAACAAGGGCGAGCCTATCTGTTGGTGGCCCAAAGTTTGGGAGCCAATCGTTGGCAGCGTTTGCGCTTAGTGCTTTGGCCGCTCTTGGCTCCGAGCCTGATCAGCGGGAGCTTGTTGGTGTTTAGTTTTATTTTTGGAGCTTACGAAGTGCCAGCCTTGGTTGGGGTGCGCTACCCGGAAATGCTGGCAACTATGGCTTTGGAGCTATTTCTGAATCCCGATTTGCAAGCGCGAGCTGAGGGTATGGCCGTAAGCATGCTGATGAGTTTAATTATTCTGGCAGTGGTGGGCTTGGCTTGGCGTTGGCGGGAGCAGCGCTGATGAGTTATCGCAAACTGGTGTTCCTTTTAGCGTTCCTTTTAATTGTGCCAATTGCAATTTTTTTGGTGTATGCCTTTGCTCAAGGCTGGTTTTTTCCGGCGCTGTGGCCTGAACGCTGGGATAGTGGGCTATTTCTGCGGCAATTGCGCGATCCACAGCTGCGGCGTGGGTTTGAACAAAGCTTGATCATCGCGACAGGCGTGAGTGGTTTAGCGCTGCTGCTCGGTTATCCAGCGGCACGCGTGTTGGAATTGCAGAAATTTCGCGGGCGTAGCTTGATCTACGGCTTGTTTTTTCTGCCGACGGTCGTGCCTAGCGTTGCCACAGGCATTGGCTTGAACATTGTATTTTTGCGGCTGGGCTTGGCTGGCACGCTGTTTGGGGTGATATTGGTGCACTTGATTCCTGTTTTGCCGTATGTGGTGCTAACCTTGGGCAGCAGTTTGGCTCACTATGATCGCAATTATGAACATCAGGCAGCGGTTTTGGGCGCTAGCCCGTGGCACGTATTTTGGCGTGTCAGCATGCCTTTGCTCTTGCCAAGTTTGGTAGTGGCTGGTGTATTGGCATTTTTAATTTCGTGGAGCCAATATGTGCTCAGTTTGCTAATCGGCGGTGGCAAAATTATTACCCTGCCAATGTTGTTATTTTCAGCAGCCAGCGGCGGCAACTATAGCCTAATTGCCAGTTTAAGCCTGATTTTTATTGCGCCGCTCTTGCTGTTGCTCGGCTTGGTCGCTCGCTACTTGGGTTCGCCAGCAACAGGAGCAACGCCACGGCCATGAGTTATTTGCAACTTGATCGATTAACTAAATCGTATGCTCAGCAGACCATTCTTCAAAATATCAATTTAAATTTAAACCAAGGTGAATTTTTGGCCTTGCTTGGGCCTTCTGGCTCAGGCAAATCGACGATTCTAAAACTATTGGCAGGCATTGAAGCAGCCGATGCTGGTGAGATTCGGCTGGCGGAGCATTTGCTGAATCCTGTGCCAGCCCATCAACGTGAAATTGTTTTGCTGTTTCAACAGCCCTATTTATTTCCGTTTCTCTCGGTGGCTGAAAACATTGGCTTTGGCTTGAAGGCCCGCAAAGCACCCAAGTCGTTAATTCAGCAAAAAGTGGCTGAACTTTTAGAATTAGTTGAGTTGGGCGGCATGCAGCAACGCAAACCGCAGCAACTTTCAGGCGGGCAGCAACAGCGCGTGGCGCTTGCGCGAGCTTTGGCAGTCCAGCCCAAGGTGCTATTGCTCGACGAACCATTGAGCAGCCTTGATCCTGAAATTCGAGTTAATTTGCAAGGCGTGATTGCGCGGCTGCATCGCGAATTACACATGACCACCATCATTGTGACTCACGATTTGAGCGAGGCCTTGGCCTTGGCGCAACGCACAGCCTTGTTGATCAACGGTGAAATTATTGCCGATTTGAACTCGATCGAACTATTCGAGCGCCCACCCAACCGCGCCGCCGCCCAATTTGTGGGAGTTGGAGCGATTATTGCGGGGCAGATGCAAGGCCCAACGTTTTGCAGTAGCCTTGGTCAATTTAACGGTAACTTCGCCCCGAATACACAGCATGTCGCAATTCGGCCTGAGCATATTCAGATTAATCATCAGCCGCAACCTCAAACCATTGCAGCCCAGATTATCGAGCGGCGCTACCTTGGCGAACGCTGGGAATATCGCTTGCAAACCAACGAGCAAACTGTTGTGGCACGAGAAACAGCTCAGACAATCCGCGAAATTGGCCAAACGGTGTATCTCCATTTCCCTCAGCAATCGATATTTGCGCTCAACGATTAAACAAAAACATCCGGCGGAGCATAACACTCCACCGGATGCAGAACCTCAGTGATTAGTTGCCTTTTGCCGTGTAGGGCAAGAAGACCACATAGGTTGCTGTGCCAGTCGTTGCGGTTGGCGTAACTGAAGCAGTCGTGGTTGGCGTGGCTGTTTCAGTTGGCGTTGGCGTAATCGTTGGCGTATTGGTGATTGTTGGCGTAATACCTGGCTCCAAGGTCGCCGTATTGGTTGGCGTGTTGCTTGGAGTTGGCGTATTGGTGTTGGTTGGTGTATTGGTTGGCGTTTCGGTTGCTGTCGCCGTCGCCGTATTGGTTGGCGTATCAGTTGCCGTGGCCGTTGCCGTGTTGGTTGGTGTGTTGGTGGCTGTGGCCGTAGCTGTGTTGGTTGGCGTAGCGGTTGCCAACGAACCAAACCAATTAATATGCAAGTAGTTAATCTTGGTATTGGTGCCACCAACCGGATCAACCGTCAACTTACCATCGCTGACCGTGACCCGCACGGTGTTGGTTTGATGCAAGCTGGCTGCGCCATTCGAGGCGTTAGCTGGCGGCACGAATTGATTGATCGC is a genomic window of Chloroflexota bacterium containing:
- a CDS encoding ABC transporter ATP-binding protein, producing the protein MSYLQLDRLTKSYAQQTILQNINLNLNQGEFLALLGPSGSGKSTILKLLAGIEAADAGEIRLAEHLLNPVPAHQREIVLLFQQPYLFPFLSVAENIGFGLKARKAPKSLIQQKVAELLELVELGGMQQRKPQQLSGGQQQRVALARALAVQPKVLLLDEPLSSLDPEIRVNLQGVIARLHRELHMTTIIVTHDLSEALALAQRTALLINGEIIADLNSIELFERPPNRAAAQFVGVGAIIAGQMQGPTFCSSLGQFNGNFAPNTQHVAIRPEHIQINHQPQPQTIAAQIIERRYLGERWEYRLQTNEQTVVARETAQTIREIGQTVYLHFPQQSIFALND
- a CDS encoding ABC transporter substrate-binding protein: MQVTARKRVWNLGWLIGLLSLIIASCGSNAATPTSAPSSTSLDLSNWASIEQAANGQTVNWYMWGGSDSINRFVDEFYGKALKERYNITLNRVPVADTVDVVNQLLSEKEAGKTTGAVDLIWINGENFASLKQAKLLRGDWGQSLPNSQYVNWNNPAVNLDFGEPVESLESPWSSAQFQLIYDSAKLQASDLPRSYAALKEYACANPGKVSYIAPGPGAFQGTRFVKQALFEVSGGAEQWLGPFNQQLWDQWSPKLWEYFNDLEGCLWREGSTYPKTENELHSLFANGEVDFSITQAIAGAGSLIKENLVPASARAFVFDDNMIGDFNYVAIPSTAPNPAAALVLANLILDPELQAAQILPENGFGLGYGIDPTKVSDPALAAKLASAAQQLGEPATPASDLAKSLRSDIAAEYQSLIEQGWDANVLRK
- a CDS encoding ABC transporter permease; this encodes MSYRKLVFLLAFLLIVPIAIFLVYAFAQGWFFPALWPERWDSGLFLRQLRDPQLRRGFEQSLIIATGVSGLALLLGYPAARVLELQKFRGRSLIYGLFFLPTVVPSVATGIGLNIVFLRLGLAGTLFGVILVHLIPVLPYVVLTLGSSLAHYDRNYEHQAAVLGASPWHVFWRVSMPLLLPSLVVAGVLAFLISWSQYVLSLLIGGGKIITLPMLLFSAASGGNYSLIASLSLIFIAPLLLLLGLVARYLGSPATGATPRP
- a CDS encoding ABC transporter permease subunit gives rise to the protein MAKWRSWLGLAPASIIMLGLFGSSLGYGIAQSLGWLPFLDQRELSLAAYRNVLLSQQLGGQWWSALLFSLWVSLAATLGSACICLGLLSSIAERQQHYRGLSIVSNLHLAIPHSVWAMALLLVLSQSGILARIGFAIGWLDQPKDFPVLVRDRWGIGIILAYITKEVPFLLLIGLATLRQQGRAYLLVAQSLGANRWQRLRLVLWPLLAPSLISGSLLVFSFIFGAYEVPALVGVRYPEMLATMALELFLNPDLQARAEGMAVSMLMSLIILAVVGLAWRWREQR